A genome region from Geoalkalibacter ferrihydriticus DSM 17813 includes the following:
- a CDS encoding TnsA endonuclease N-terminal domain-containing protein — translation MKKRRGISPNDVKRWIAKGDGQGTGREYKPFFHVRDVPSCGRSSMVLGLKTGRVHHYLSDLEYACHILAEYAGDITDIREQFTLLPWEETQRIADGLGIRHPTYPGTKTPTLITSDLVLTSEKEGQKSYGVICVKHSSATILPREANMFTSKFKKIGRRVRRVMEKLLIEKTYWELRGVSWRLVTEQDIPMVRVRNLDLLRGSMVSEELDSVNTLMGDFLKIFDSNWTANRTFLRILDRVGEKIGLSREECFTLFSRAVWLRLLPVDLDKKVIHHDQPLLRIANQGGDRC, via the coding sequence ATGAAAAAAAGAAGGGGCATATCACCGAACGATGTTAAACGTTGGATCGCCAAGGGTGACGGCCAAGGAACGGGTCGAGAGTATAAGCCGTTTTTTCATGTCCGGGATGTTCCCTCTTGTGGTCGATCATCCATGGTGCTGGGCCTGAAAACCGGTCGAGTCCATCATTATCTCTCCGATCTCGAATACGCCTGCCACATTCTGGCCGAGTATGCGGGGGACATTACCGACATCCGGGAACAGTTCACCCTGCTCCCTTGGGAGGAAACGCAGAGGATTGCTGATGGGCTTGGCATTCGCCATCCTACTTACCCAGGAACAAAAACCCCGACACTCATAACTTCAGACTTGGTGCTGACTTCAGAAAAAGAAGGGCAAAAGAGCTACGGGGTCATCTGCGTCAAGCATTCTTCGGCGACGATCCTACCTCGGGAGGCCAACATGTTCACATCAAAATTCAAGAAGATAGGCCGCCGAGTTCGGCGGGTTATGGAAAAACTCCTCATCGAAAAAACTTACTGGGAGCTCCGAGGCGTTTCTTGGCGCCTGGTTACCGAACAGGACATCCCCATGGTTCGTGTCCGTAATTTGGATTTGCTTCGGGGGAGTATGGTCTCCGAGGAACTCGACAGTGTGAACACACTTATGGGGGACTTCCTAAAGATATTTGATTCAAACTGGACGGCCAACCGTACGTTTCTCCGCATCCTCGACCGAGTCGGCGAAAAAATAGGTCTCTCGCGGGAAGAGTGTTTCACCCTCTTCAGCCGGGCCGTCTGGCTGCGACTCCTTCCCGTTGATCTGGACAAAAAAGTCATCCATCACGATCAGCCACTGCTCAGGATTGCAAACCAAGGAGGCGACAGATGCTAA